Proteins encoded in a region of the Mercenaria mercenaria strain notata chromosome 1, MADL_Memer_1, whole genome shotgun sequence genome:
- the LOC123541017 gene encoding N-acetylated-alpha-linked acidic dipeptidase 2-like isoform X3: MTSSKVFISEPSKQTNTRCLIITFIIGIIVAFVIGILIGRFATCPEDEPEEVPGHGLYLPDVSKLLVHDGDPGIGDEMINNINTENIRQNLRMLTDKPHLAGTEGNHELARKLKEHWENVGLDQTTLTPYNVMLSYPNMSDLNYVEIIDENNDTIYKSNLREPALTPEENKTGIVPPFNAYSAPGDIYGDLVYVNYGRVEDFEYLEKNKSINVTGKIVFARYGKIFRGNKVKEAEKRGAIGIILFSDPDDVTDGNITNVYPHDWWLPESGTQRGVIYFGSGDHLTPGYPATETAYRELPDDMPTIPCHPIGYGIAIHLMRELVGEEVPEDWRGGMNVTYRFGNGFKAPKWRAHIKVTTSNKNVTTYNAIGIIRGSIEPDRYVIIGNHRDAWVFGALDPSSGTAIMMEVSRVMGQLVKSGRWRPRRSIIFCSWGAEEYGLIGSTEWVEHYVKNLGARAIGYINVDVAVWGNHSLTAEGTPPLYSSLIKATKKVQNPNSAEIAAGRTTVYDTWYHVSPSPKFERPRITLPGSGSDYAPFRDRLGLPVVDVRFTHSPKLKVSIYPMYHTAYETFYLVDKIMDRGFKYHTAIGQILSELARDLADSLILPFNLSDYSAVMKDLGSTLVTNYGKQMNDNGLDTSLLNDAIDNFTKAVDEFEDRMKTVNLKDPFVTRRINDQLMQLDRAFLDPAGLPGRQFKRQILFAESSADAYSGSSFPV, from the exons atgacgtcatcgaaAGTATTTATCTCGGAACCCAGCAAACAGACAAACACTCGCTGTTTGATAATAACTTTCATAATTGGAATTATCGTGGCATTTGTTATCGGTATTCTGATTGGTCGATTTGCAACATGTCCCGAAGATGAACCGGAAGAAGTTCCCGGCCATGGTCTGTACCTACCAGACGTCTCAAAGCTGTTAGTTCACGATGGCGATCCTGGCATTGGTGATGAGATGATCAACAATATAAACACTGAAAATATCCGCCAAAATCTAAG AATGCTCACAGACAAACCGCACTTAGCTGGAACGGAAGGGAATCATGAGCTGGCAAGAAAACTCAAAGAACATTGGGAAAATGTTGGTCTAGACCAGACAACCTTGACGCCATACAATGTGATGTTATCTTACCCAAATATGAGTGATCTCAATTATGTCGAAATCATTGATGAAAATAATGACACAATATATAAGTCTAATTTGAGGGAACCGGCGCTGACTCCCGAGGAAAACAAAACTGGAATTGTTCCGCCGTTTAATGCATACTCAGCTCCTGGTGATATTTAT GGTGACCTTGTGTATGTGAACTATGGAAGAGTTGAAGATTTCGAGTATTTAGAGAAAAATAAAAGCATCAATGTAACAGGAAAGATAGTGTTTGCCAGATATGGGAAAATTTTCAGAGGCAATAAG GTAAAAGAAGCAGAAAAGAGAGGAGCTATTGGTATAATATTATTCTCTGACCCGGATGACGTCACAGATGGTAACATTACGAATGTTTATCCCCATGACTGGTGGCTACCTGAGTCTGGAACCCAGCGTGGAGTCATTTATTTTGGAAGCGGTGACCATTTAACACCAGGTTATCCGGCTACTG AAACTGCTTACCGCGAACTTCCAGACGACATGCCTACCATACCATGTCATCCTATTGGATATGGAATTGCTATTCATCTTATGAG GGAACTTGTAGGAGAAGAAGTACCGGAGGACTGGCGTGGGGGTATGAACGTCACTTACAGATTTGGCAATGGCTTCAAAGCACCGAAATG GCGAGCACACATCAAAGTGACCACCAGCAACAAAAATGTAACCACATATAATGCGATAGGCATTATCAGGGGAAGTATAGAACCAG ACCGATATGTAATAATTGGAAACCATAGAGATGCGTGGGTGTTCGGGGCCCTTGATCCATCTAGTGGTACGGCGATTATGATGGAAGTATCGAGAGTTATGGGACAGCTTGTTAAATCAG GAAGATGGCGACCTCGTCGGTCTATCATATTTTGTAGCTGGGGTGCAGAGGAATACGGACTGATTGGCTCAACTGAATGGGTGGAG cacTATGTGAAGAATCTTGGAGCAAGGGCAATAGGATACATAAATGTTGATGTTGCAGTTTGGG GAAACCATTCTTTAACAGCTGAAGGAACCCCTCCTCTATATAGTTCATTGATAAAAGCAACAAAGAAAGTCCAGAACCCGAACAGTGCTGAAATTGCTGCTGGCCGTACGACTGTTTATGATACTTGGTATCATGTTTCTCCGTCACCAAAATTTGAACGACCTAG GATAACTCTTCCAGGTTCCGGAAGCGACTATGCACCATTCAGAGATCGATTGGGTCTCCCAGTTGTTGACGTACGATTCACCCATAGT CCAAAGTTGAAAGTGTCAATTTACCCGATGTATCATACAGCTTATGAGACGTTTTATCTTGTTGATAAAATCATGGATCGAGGCTTTAAG tACCACACAGCTATTGGTCAGATCCTGAGTGAACTGGCGAGAGATTTGGCCGACAGCCTTATATTGCCATTTAATTTGTCCGACTACTCCGCTGTTATGAAAGATCTTGGCAGTACTCTGGTGACAAACTATGGCAAACAGATGAATGATAATGGATTGGATACTT CCCTCCTGAATGACGCAATAGACAACTTTACAAAAGCTGTTGATGAGTTTGAAGATAGAATGAAGACTGTGAACTTGAAAGA tccGTTTGTTACACGTCGCATCAATGACCAGTTAATGCAGTTGGACAGGGCATTTTTAGACCCAGCAGGCCTTCCTGGGCGGCAATTTAAAAG
- the LOC123541017 gene encoding N-acetylated-alpha-linked acidic dipeptidase 2-like isoform X1, producing MTSSKVFISEPSKQTNTRCLIITFIIGIIVAFVIGILIGRFATCPEDEPEEVPGHGLYLPDVSKLLVHDGDPGIGDEMINNINTENIRQNLRMLTDKPHLAGTEGNHELARKLKEHWENVGLDQTTLTPYNVMLSYPNMSDLNYVEIIDENNDTIYKSNLREPALTPEENKTGIVPPFNAYSAPGDIYGDLVYVNYGRVEDFEYLEKNKSINVTGKIVFARYGKIFRGNKVKEAEKRGAIGIILFSDPDDVTDGNITNVYPHDWWLPESGTQRGVIYFGSGDHLTPGYPATETAYRELPDDMPTIPCHPIGYGIAIHLMRELVGEEVPEDWRGGMNVTYRFGNGFKAPKWRAHIKVTTSNKNVTTYNAIGIIRGSIEPDRYVIIGNHRDAWVFGALDPSSGTAIMMEVSRVMGQLVKSGRWRPRRSIIFCSWGAEEYGLIGSTEWVEHYVKNLGARAIGYINVDVAVWGNHSLTAEGTPPLYSSLIKATKKVQNPNSAEIAAGRTTVYDTWYHVSPSPKFERPRITLPGSGSDYAPFRDRLGLPVVDVRFTHSPKLKVSIYPMYHTAYETFYLVDKIMDRGFKYHTAIGQILSELARDLADSLILPFNLSDYSAVMKDLGSTLVTNYGKQMNDNGLDTSLLNDAIDNFTKAVDEFEDRMKTVNLKDPFVTRRINDQLMQLDRAFLDPAGLPGRQFKRQILFAESSADAYSGSSFPGIVDALSEINLGRDIDKQWKIARQHFSVVLFTIQSASSTLMDVTNFMYSY from the exons atgacgtcatcgaaAGTATTTATCTCGGAACCCAGCAAACAGACAAACACTCGCTGTTTGATAATAACTTTCATAATTGGAATTATCGTGGCATTTGTTATCGGTATTCTGATTGGTCGATTTGCAACATGTCCCGAAGATGAACCGGAAGAAGTTCCCGGCCATGGTCTGTACCTACCAGACGTCTCAAAGCTGTTAGTTCACGATGGCGATCCTGGCATTGGTGATGAGATGATCAACAATATAAACACTGAAAATATCCGCCAAAATCTAAG AATGCTCACAGACAAACCGCACTTAGCTGGAACGGAAGGGAATCATGAGCTGGCAAGAAAACTCAAAGAACATTGGGAAAATGTTGGTCTAGACCAGACAACCTTGACGCCATACAATGTGATGTTATCTTACCCAAATATGAGTGATCTCAATTATGTCGAAATCATTGATGAAAATAATGACACAATATATAAGTCTAATTTGAGGGAACCGGCGCTGACTCCCGAGGAAAACAAAACTGGAATTGTTCCGCCGTTTAATGCATACTCAGCTCCTGGTGATATTTAT GGTGACCTTGTGTATGTGAACTATGGAAGAGTTGAAGATTTCGAGTATTTAGAGAAAAATAAAAGCATCAATGTAACAGGAAAGATAGTGTTTGCCAGATATGGGAAAATTTTCAGAGGCAATAAG GTAAAAGAAGCAGAAAAGAGAGGAGCTATTGGTATAATATTATTCTCTGACCCGGATGACGTCACAGATGGTAACATTACGAATGTTTATCCCCATGACTGGTGGCTACCTGAGTCTGGAACCCAGCGTGGAGTCATTTATTTTGGAAGCGGTGACCATTTAACACCAGGTTATCCGGCTACTG AAACTGCTTACCGCGAACTTCCAGACGACATGCCTACCATACCATGTCATCCTATTGGATATGGAATTGCTATTCATCTTATGAG GGAACTTGTAGGAGAAGAAGTACCGGAGGACTGGCGTGGGGGTATGAACGTCACTTACAGATTTGGCAATGGCTTCAAAGCACCGAAATG GCGAGCACACATCAAAGTGACCACCAGCAACAAAAATGTAACCACATATAATGCGATAGGCATTATCAGGGGAAGTATAGAACCAG ACCGATATGTAATAATTGGAAACCATAGAGATGCGTGGGTGTTCGGGGCCCTTGATCCATCTAGTGGTACGGCGATTATGATGGAAGTATCGAGAGTTATGGGACAGCTTGTTAAATCAG GAAGATGGCGACCTCGTCGGTCTATCATATTTTGTAGCTGGGGTGCAGAGGAATACGGACTGATTGGCTCAACTGAATGGGTGGAG cacTATGTGAAGAATCTTGGAGCAAGGGCAATAGGATACATAAATGTTGATGTTGCAGTTTGGG GAAACCATTCTTTAACAGCTGAAGGAACCCCTCCTCTATATAGTTCATTGATAAAAGCAACAAAGAAAGTCCAGAACCCGAACAGTGCTGAAATTGCTGCTGGCCGTACGACTGTTTATGATACTTGGTATCATGTTTCTCCGTCACCAAAATTTGAACGACCTAG GATAACTCTTCCAGGTTCCGGAAGCGACTATGCACCATTCAGAGATCGATTGGGTCTCCCAGTTGTTGACGTACGATTCACCCATAGT CCAAAGTTGAAAGTGTCAATTTACCCGATGTATCATACAGCTTATGAGACGTTTTATCTTGTTGATAAAATCATGGATCGAGGCTTTAAG tACCACACAGCTATTGGTCAGATCCTGAGTGAACTGGCGAGAGATTTGGCCGACAGCCTTATATTGCCATTTAATTTGTCCGACTACTCCGCTGTTATGAAAGATCTTGGCAGTACTCTGGTGACAAACTATGGCAAACAGATGAATGATAATGGATTGGATACTT CCCTCCTGAATGACGCAATAGACAACTTTACAAAAGCTGTTGATGAGTTTGAAGATAGAATGAAGACTGTGAACTTGAAAGA tccGTTTGTTACACGTCGCATCAATGACCAGTTAATGCAGTTGGACAGGGCATTTTTAGACCCAGCAGGCCTTCCTGGGCGGCAATTTAAAAG